The genomic region GGCCGTCGGGCACCGTGCATGCAGAGGCGCCGCAACCGGGCCGGGCGCCGGTGACGCCGCCGGCAGTGTACGTGCTGTTTGCGCAATACGCGTTCATGGCCGCCGGGCTGGTCCCGGCCATGGTATTCCTGGTGGATTACGTGGCACGCGGCCTGGGGGCCGGGTCGCATGTCGGCGCGATGATTTGGGTGATGTACGGCGTGGGCGCGATTATCGGGCCGGTCACCTACGGTTTCCTCGCCGACAAGCTCGGCGCCCGCATGAGTATCCGCCTGGTGCTGGTGATACAGGCAATTACCCTCGGCCTGCTGACCGTCTCCAGTTCCTTTACCGGCCTCGCATTGCTGGCGCTGGTCCTCGGCTCCTTCCCGCCGGGGATCGTGCCGCTGGCGCTGGCACGGGTCCATGAACTGGTACCTCAGCATCATTTGCAACAGATCGCCTGGAGCCGGGCAACAGTGTCCTTCGCCACCTTCCAGGCACTCGCGGGTTTTGCTTATTCGGCACTGTTCAACAGCAATGGCGGCCAACATGTGATGTTATTCATGATCGCGGCCGGGGCCATTGTGGTTGCACTGCTGCTGGAAGTGGGCATGATCCTGCTGAACCGCCGACCGTTCGCCACGGTCCCAACTCATACGCTCATCGCTACAGGAACTCTTCCATGACGCTCCCCCAAGAAATGACCCTGATCGAAATCACCACCCCGGGTGGCCCCGAAGTCTTGCAGCCACGTCGAGCAGATGTGCCGGTGGCCGGACCTGGCGAGATACTGATTCGCGTGCACGCCGCCGGGGTCAACCGCCCCGATGC from Pseudomonas synxantha harbors:
- a CDS encoding YbfB/YjiJ family MFS transporter, which gives rise to MLPISVSSRHAAWLSIFAGLCASLVSIGLARFAYTPLIPALIEAHWFSANDVVYLGAANLVGYLVGALIGRPIAHRTSNKTALRMMMVTVTLAFFACGFPLSVTWFFGWRLLSGIAGGAIMVLVAATVLPHVPASRRGLASGAIFLGIGLGIAGSGTLVPPLLSLGLQQTWFGLGLLALVLTAVSWFGWPSGTVHAEAPQPGRAPVTPPAVYVLFAQYAFMAAGLVPAMVFLVDYVARGLGAGSHVGAMIWVMYGVGAIIGPVTYGFLADKLGARMSIRLVLVIQAITLGLLTVSSSFTGLALLALVLGSFPPGIVPLALARVHELVPQHHLQQIAWSRATVSFATFQALAGFAYSALFNSNGGQHVMLFMIAAGAIVVALLLEVGMILLNRRPFATVPTHTLIATGTLP